The following proteins are co-located in the Pseudomonas cavernae genome:
- a CDS encoding NAD(P)/FAD-dependent oxidoreductase, producing the protein MNKGVVIVGAGHGGVSLASALRAQEYTGKITLLSDEADYPYHRPPLSKAFISSDSADDEKKLLLEQESFYDEKQIDLRLGVRVTAIDTANQRVALSHGEALAYEHLILATGARARTLPLPGNDLQGIETLRTLADARRIRQNLANCQAVVVVGGGFIGLELAVTARQLGKQVTVLETASRIMERSVAPEVSEFVTQKHRAKGMTIELNACVEAFIGEQRRVSGVRCCSGERPADLVIVGAGGIANSELAQAAGIECGNGILVDAQLRTSAPNVFAIGDCASHEHAYAGGARVRLESIQNANDQARLVAQVICGSEARYQAVPWFWSDQGEVKLQMVGLSIGRTDCVTRGDPAQGRFSVFHYREQTLIAVDSINQPLEHIQSRKLLAGGISPDKALIADTRVDLKSLLG; encoded by the coding sequence ATGAATAAAGGTGTCGTCATCGTTGGCGCCGGGCATGGTGGGGTGAGCCTGGCCTCGGCCCTGCGCGCGCAGGAATATACCGGCAAGATCACCCTGCTCAGTGATGAAGCCGACTACCCCTACCACCGCCCGCCGCTGTCCAAGGCCTTCATCAGCAGCGACAGTGCGGACGACGAAAAGAAGCTGCTGCTCGAGCAGGAAAGCTTCTACGACGAAAAGCAGATCGACCTGCGCCTCGGCGTGCGCGTCACCGCCATCGACACGGCCAACCAGCGCGTGGCCCTGAGCCATGGCGAAGCTCTGGCTTATGAGCACCTGATCCTGGCCACCGGCGCCCGCGCACGCACCCTGCCACTGCCCGGCAACGACCTGCAGGGCATCGAGACCCTGCGCACCCTCGCGGATGCCCGGCGCATCCGCCAAAACCTGGCCAACTGCCAAGCGGTGGTCGTAGTGGGCGGCGGATTCATCGGCCTCGAGCTGGCCGTCACCGCACGCCAACTCGGCAAGCAGGTCACGGTACTGGAGACCGCTTCGCGGATCATGGAGCGCTCAGTGGCCCCGGAGGTTTCCGAGTTCGTCACGCAGAAGCACCGCGCCAAGGGGATGACCATCGAACTGAATGCCTGCGTCGAAGCCTTCATCGGCGAACAGCGCCGGGTCAGCGGCGTGCGCTGCTGCTCGGGCGAGCGACCGGCGGACCTTGTCATCGTCGGTGCGGGGGGTATCGCCAACAGCGAGCTGGCCCAGGCGGCCGGTATCGAGTGCGGCAACGGCATCCTGGTCGATGCCCAGCTGCGCACCTCAGCGCCGAACGTCTTCGCCATCGGCGACTGCGCATCCCATGAACATGCCTATGCCGGTGGCGCGCGCGTGCGCCTGGAATCGATCCAGAATGCCAACGACCAGGCGCGTCTGGTTGCCCAGGTCATCTGCGGCAGCGAGGCACGCTATCAGGCGGTGCCCTGGTTCTGGTCCGACCAGGGCGAGGTCAAGCTGCAGATGGTCGGCCTGTCGATCGGCCGGACCGATTGCGTCACCCGAGGCGACCCCGCCCAGGGACGCTTCTCGGTGTTCCACTACCGCGAGCAGACGCTGATCGCCGTCGACTCCATCAACCAGCCACTGGAGCATATCCAGAGCCGCAAGCTGCTGGCAGGCGGCATCTCGCCGGACAAGGCGCTGATTGCCGACACCCGCGTGGATCTGAAAAGCCTGCTCGGCTGA
- a CDS encoding alpha/beta fold hydrolase, whose amino-acid sequence MKTLPTFHHVIQGPEGAPWLTFIPGIGNDASFWAQQAEALAGHFRVLCFDPWGHGQSPLPPQDCRFADIVEGVVQLWDTLGIERSSVVGLGFGGSLALALALEHPQRIERLVAFCCRPRQPDDRREFWQARCEAAQAQGMDKLADVTVDRWLSPEFRAARPEVDQLLRTMMKGTTLEGYLAYVRAFIEMDFAERFNDIQVPALLVAGEHDHGGGPVADMRQMAAQNPRMQLAVIGSVGHICNHEAPAQVEKLLKQYLVV is encoded by the coding sequence ATGAAGACACTGCCGACGTTTCACCATGTCATCCAGGGCCCGGAAGGCGCGCCATGGCTGACCTTCATCCCCGGCATCGGCAACGATGCGAGCTTCTGGGCCCAGCAGGCCGAGGCGCTGGCCGGGCATTTTCGGGTGCTGTGCTTTGACCCCTGGGGGCATGGCCAAAGCCCGCTGCCGCCGCAGGATTGCCGCTTCGCCGACATCGTCGAAGGCGTCGTGCAGCTGTGGGACACGCTCGGCATCGAGCGCTCCAGCGTGGTCGGCCTGGGTTTCGGCGGTTCGCTGGCCCTGGCCCTGGCCCTCGAACATCCGCAGCGCATCGAGCGCCTGGTCGCCTTCTGCTGCCGACCGCGCCAGCCTGATGATCGCCGCGAATTCTGGCAGGCCCGCTGCGAAGCCGCGCAGGCCCAGGGCATGGACAAGCTGGCCGACGTCACCGTCGATCGCTGGCTGAGCCCGGAGTTCAGGGCGGCCCGCCCCGAGGTCGACCAGCTGCTGCGCACGATGATGAAAGGCACCACCCTGGAAGGCTACCTCGCCTATGTCCGCGCCTTCATCGAAATGGACTTCGCCGAGCGTTTCAACGATATCCAGGTACCGGCACTGCTGGTGGCCGGCGAGCACGATCATGGCGGCGGCCCGGTGGCCGACATGCGCCAGATGGCTGCGCAGAATCCGCGCATGCAGCTCGCCGTGATCGGCAGCGTCGGCCACATCTGCAACCACGAGGCACCAGCGCAAGTGGAGAAGCTGCTCAAGCAGTATCTGGTGGTTTGA
- a CDS encoding FAD-dependent oxidoreductase has protein sequence MTTLIDTVLIVGGGFSGMSAAIELRKRGVAVDLVEIDPGWRSYGAGISIGGPTLRAFRTLGILERFLVEGYACDGLDIFSQDGQLLTQVPTPRIAGEDVPGSGAIMRPVLARILADATRVCGTSVRLGCTVTALEQHPDRVDVSFTDGSQRRYDLVIAADGLYSAMRERILPDAPKPNYSGQGVWRAVLPRPAEITKTILWVGSDVKVGLNPVSQDEMYLFVNENRPTNEYIPPEEFLPRLRGLLEPFSAAEVRQASAQLNEDSLVIYRPLEGLLVTQPWYQGRVVLIGDTVHATTPHLASGACIGIEDAIVLAEELEAAASLPSALQRFQQRRWERCRMVVQNSARLGEIEISGGDKQEHMRIMHDSFQALACPI, from the coding sequence ATGACAACGCTCATTGATACCGTCCTGATCGTCGGCGGCGGCTTTTCCGGTATGTCCGCCGCCATCGAATTGCGCAAGCGCGGGGTGGCGGTAGACCTCGTCGAGATCGATCCGGGCTGGCGCAGCTATGGCGCCGGTATCAGCATCGGCGGCCCCACGCTGCGGGCCTTTCGTACGCTCGGTATCCTCGAGCGTTTCCTGGTCGAGGGTTACGCCTGCGACGGCCTGGATATTTTCTCGCAGGACGGCCAGCTGCTCACCCAGGTGCCGACGCCGCGTATCGCCGGGGAGGACGTGCCAGGTAGTGGTGCCATCATGCGCCCGGTGCTGGCGAGGATTCTGGCCGATGCGACGCGTGTCTGCGGCACGTCCGTGCGACTGGGTTGCACGGTGACGGCGTTGGAGCAGCACCCTGATCGGGTGGACGTGAGCTTCACCGATGGCAGCCAGCGCCGCTATGACCTGGTGATAGCCGCCGATGGTCTGTACTCGGCAATGCGCGAGCGGATCCTGCCCGATGCGCCGAAGCCGAACTACAGCGGACAGGGTGTATGGCGCGCCGTGTTGCCGCGTCCGGCCGAGATCACCAAGACCATTCTGTGGGTCGGTAGCGACGTGAAGGTCGGTCTCAACCCGGTCTCGCAGGACGAGATGTATCTGTTCGTCAACGAGAACCGCCCGACCAATGAATACATCCCGCCCGAGGAGTTCCTGCCGCGGCTGCGTGGCCTGCTCGAACCCTTTTCCGCCGCCGAAGTACGCCAGGCCAGCGCGCAGTTGAACGAGGATTCGTTGGTTATCTATCGGCCTCTTGAGGGATTGCTGGTGACGCAACCCTGGTACCAGGGGCGTGTGGTGCTGATCGGCGATACGGTGCATGCCACCACGCCGCACCTGGCTTCCGGCGCCTGCATCGGCATCGAGGATGCCATCGTGCTGGCCGAGGAACTGGAGGCTGCCGCCAGCCTGCCATCCGCTTTGCAGCGCTTTCAGCAGCGCCGCTGGGAACGTTGCCGCATGGTCGTACAAAACTCCGCCCGCCTAGGCGAGATCGAGATCAGCGGCGGCGACAAGCAGGAGCACATGCGCATCATGCACGACTCTTTCCAGGCCCTGGCCTGTCCGATTTGA
- a CDS encoding SDR family oxidoreductase has translation MQLLKDDVVLVTGGGSGLGLGVARYCRAEGAEVVIFEISAEKVRQLREEFGPEVLVIQGDVTKLADLRACRAAILERHGRLNALIGAQGIFDGNIPLLQMPEDRLDTLFDEIFHVNVKGYMLCARVFFDLLQATEGAMVLTTSTAAYAADGGGLVYTASKGAIRSLVNQLAFEFAPHVRVNGVAPAGIANSQLSGPRSLGLEGQKQSDIPKDAFLSMFRSLSLLQELPTAEDHGPIYAFLASRHNKIMTGQTVVADQGLLNRAVLKTAG, from the coding sequence ATGCAGTTACTGAAAGATGATGTGGTACTGGTCACCGGTGGTGGTTCGGGGTTGGGCCTGGGTGTGGCGCGCTATTGCCGGGCCGAGGGCGCCGAGGTGGTGATCTTCGAGATATCCGCGGAAAAAGTTCGGCAGCTCAGGGAGGAATTCGGCCCCGAGGTACTGGTCATCCAGGGCGACGTGACCAAGCTGGCCGATCTTCGGGCCTGCCGTGCGGCCATTCTCGAGCGCCATGGCCGGCTCAACGCGTTGATCGGCGCGCAGGGCATCTTCGACGGCAATATCCCGTTGCTGCAGATGCCGGAGGATCGCCTGGATACCCTGTTCGACGAGATCTTCCACGTCAACGTCAAGGGCTACATGCTCTGCGCCCGGGTGTTCTTCGACCTGCTGCAGGCGACCGAGGGCGCGATGGTGCTGACCACTTCGACGGCCGCCTATGCCGCCGATGGCGGCGGGCTGGTCTATACGGCCAGCAAGGGCGCCATTCGCAGCCTGGTTAACCAGCTGGCGTTCGAGTTCGCGCCGCATGTCCGGGTCAATGGCGTGGCGCCTGCTGGCATCGCCAACAGCCAACTGAGCGGTCCCCGTTCGCTGGGACTCGAGGGGCAGAAGCAGTCCGACATCCCCAAGGATGCCTTCCTCTCGATGTTCCGCTCGTTGAGCCTGCTGCAGGAGTTGCCGACGGCCGAAGATCACGGGCCGATCTATGCCTTCCTGGCGTCGCGGCACAACAAGATCATGACCGGGCAAACCGTGGTGGCGGATCAGGGCCTGCTTAATCGCGCCGTGCTGAAAACGGCAGGCTGA
- a CDS encoding LysR family transcriptional regulator yields the protein MQSILDPKWHHFIKVAKLGSLTQAAVILDVPQSMISRHISQLERDCGVRLFNRTGRGVTLTEFGMQLLPRIEALAGESEEISDVIRTSGGVPIGEVKVGLLPSTVVPLAGPLFKMLRERYPRIKLHLCDGSSAHLEELISEGRIDMAILLREGDVSSADESVLVQPKLMLIGRAGDPAVAQPTVELAVLQSIPLVLPSRPHPLRIRLEKLSKSHDLFFNCAVEADSIRLQWEIVAAGGGYAITSGLFEHIDDSRFAVSRIIKPELLRSVVLASSLRRPNTLATRTVQKLLEQEAPLLLKNRPA from the coding sequence TTGCAATCGATTCTAGATCCCAAGTGGCACCACTTCATCAAGGTGGCCAAGCTGGGTAGTCTGACCCAGGCGGCCGTGATCCTCGACGTTCCGCAATCGATGATCAGCCGCCACATTTCCCAGCTGGAAAGAGATTGCGGTGTGCGCCTGTTCAACCGTACCGGGCGTGGCGTGACCCTGACCGAGTTCGGCATGCAACTGCTGCCGCGTATCGAAGCGCTGGCCGGCGAGTCGGAAGAAATCTCCGACGTGATCCGCACCTCCGGCGGCGTGCCGATCGGTGAGGTCAAGGTCGGTTTACTGCCCTCGACCGTGGTTCCGCTGGCCGGCCCTTTATTCAAAATGCTTCGTGAGCGCTACCCGCGGATCAAACTGCATCTGTGCGACGGCAGCAGCGCGCACCTGGAGGAGCTGATCAGCGAAGGGCGGATCGACATGGCCATCCTGCTGCGCGAAGGCGATGTGTCGAGCGCCGACGAGTCGGTACTGGTGCAACCCAAACTGATGCTGATCGGACGGGCTGGCGACCCGGCGGTGGCACAACCCACGGTCGAACTGGCCGTATTGCAGAGCATTCCCCTGGTCCTCCCATCCAGGCCGCACCCGCTGCGCATTCGCCTGGAGAAGCTGTCCAAATCGCACGACCTGTTCTTCAACTGTGCCGTCGAGGCCGACTCGATTCGCCTGCAGTGGGAAATCGTCGCGGCCGGTGGTGGCTATGCCATCACCTCGGGGCTGTTCGAGCATATCGACGACTCACGCTTCGCGGTCTCGCGGATCATCAAACCGGAACTGCTGCGCAGCGTCGTGCTTGCCAGTTCACTGCGGCGTCCCAACACCCTGGCCACGCGCACAGTGCAAAAGCTGCTGGAGCAGGAAGCCCCGCTCCTGCTCAAGAACAGGCCCGCCTGA
- a CDS encoding bifunctional diguanylate cyclase/phosphodiesterase, with protein MPRLPAILLLCLALCTASAMALTLSEDERAWLAAHPQLQLGVDASWPPFEFRDQHNRYQGLAADYVQLIEQRLGIQLQPVEPSSWSEVLDQAKAGKLDLLPGVMSTPERQTYLSFTRPYLDFPIVILARQDGPQPRTLTELYGLKIAIVRDYAPHELLRNQHPDLNLLPLANVNAALQALATGQADAFVGDLASSVWSLRQLKLEGLYISGETPYRYQLAMAVPHGQEALVGILDKLFAELSREEVSALQEPWVGSLLDRRSIWRELLLYGLPGLLLVLAVLAMILRINRRLSAEIGQRVALEQELRASEQHYRGLVESLSAIAWEMRPSDYCFTYVSPHAEKLLGYPLYEWRQPGFWQRTLHPDDAQQAIDYRLSESAAGRDHSLDYRMLAADGRVLWLRDIVTLIPHGDGLLMRGLMIDVTEAKQTEQALRLSEQQFTSVFHHCPDILVIASREDGRLLTVNRTFEQQLGISAAEALGKTSTELDIWGIPDIGPGLLQLLQQQNLHNLEMPFRRRNGERFTGLISAQQIQFEHTPALVVAVRDVSQLKETQQQLQRSEEKFAKAFHASPDGLLITRLRDGLLIEANEGFTRITGYSPGDAATHTTLQLGIWADPADRLRMIELLQRDGSARDFMAPILTRDGQQRLCELSTQAIVIGDEPCMLTIARDITERQLMQETLQQAATVFESTAEGVLITDTQQRITAVNRAFSEITGYSEAEVLGQTPRLLASGQHDSAFYVAMWHQLAADGHWQGEIWNRRKSGEPYPEWLTISAVRNSSAEITHFVGVFADISTLKHAQARLDYQAHHDPLTGLPNRLLFENRLRTALQDAQADNRQGAVLFLDLDRFKHINDSLGHPVGDQLLKSIALRLRDQLRDIDTVARLGGDEFIILLPGLHQASDAEHVADKLLNCFGAPFPAGAHEFFISASIGISLFPQDGKDVATLVKNADAAMYRSKAKGRNRAEFYTRDLTYQATERMALEHELRRALERKEFSLYYQPKLSLTNRQLIGAEALLRWHHPQLGEIPPDRFIPLAEDSGLILPLGDWALQEACRQMSLWQQQHAPFGPLSVNLAGSQLRQPQLVQRIAKLLSNYALPAALLQLEITESFIMSQTEQALAILHELKALGLQLAIDDFGTGYSSLSYLKRLPLDTLKIDKSFVSGLPDDPHDAAITRAILALARSMQLTVIAEGVETQAQQDFLAREGCVQIQGFLVSQPLPAEAFASHFLNPRHAIGAAEKAPV; from the coding sequence ATGCCGCGACTGCCGGCCATTCTTCTGCTATGTCTGGCGCTGTGCACGGCCTCGGCCATGGCCCTGACGCTGAGCGAGGACGAACGTGCCTGGCTGGCCGCCCATCCCCAGCTGCAACTGGGCGTCGATGCCTCCTGGCCACCCTTCGAGTTCCGCGACCAACACAACCGCTATCAGGGGCTGGCGGCCGACTACGTCCAGCTGATCGAGCAACGTCTGGGCATCCAGCTGCAACCGGTCGAACCGAGCAGCTGGAGCGAGGTGCTGGATCAGGCCAAGGCCGGCAAACTGGATCTGCTGCCGGGAGTGATGTCAACGCCCGAACGCCAGACCTACCTGAGCTTCACCCGCCCCTACCTCGACTTCCCGATCGTCATCCTCGCCCGCCAAGATGGCCCGCAGCCGCGCACCCTGACGGAGCTATACGGGCTGAAGATCGCCATCGTCCGCGACTACGCCCCGCACGAACTGCTGCGCAACCAGCATCCCGACCTCAACCTCTTGCCCCTGGCCAACGTCAACGCCGCCCTCCAGGCCTTGGCGACCGGCCAGGCCGACGCCTTCGTCGGCGACCTCGCCTCCAGCGTCTGGAGCCTGCGCCAGCTCAAGCTGGAAGGCCTCTACATCAGCGGCGAAACCCCGTACCGCTACCAGCTGGCCATGGCCGTGCCGCATGGCCAGGAAGCCTTAGTCGGCATCCTCGACAAGCTGTTCGCCGAGCTCAGCCGCGAAGAAGTCAGCGCCCTGCAGGAGCCCTGGGTCGGCAGCCTCCTCGACCGCCGCAGCATCTGGCGCGAACTGCTGCTCTATGGCCTGCCCGGGCTGCTGCTGGTGCTTGCCGTGCTCGCCATGATCCTGCGCATCAACCGCCGCCTGAGCGCCGAGATCGGTCAGCGCGTCGCCCTCGAGCAGGAACTGCGCGCCAGCGAGCAGCACTATCGCGGCCTGGTCGAAAGCCTCTCGGCCATCGCCTGGGAAATGCGCCCGTCCGACTACTGCTTCACCTACGTTTCGCCGCATGCGGAAAAACTCCTCGGCTACCCGCTCTACGAATGGCGACAACCCGGCTTCTGGCAACGCACCCTGCATCCGGACGACGCCCAGCAAGCCATCGACTACCGTCTCAGCGAAAGCGCCGCCGGCCGCGACCACAGCCTCGACTACCGGATGCTCGCCGCCGACGGCCGGGTGCTCTGGCTGCGTGACATAGTCACCCTGATCCCGCACGGCGACGGCCTGCTGATGCGCGGCCTGATGATCGACGTCACCGAAGCCAAGCAGACCGAGCAGGCCTTGCGCCTGTCCGAACAGCAGTTCACCTCGGTGTTCCACCACTGCCCGGATATCCTGGTCATCGCCAGCCGCGAAGACGGGCGCTTGCTGACGGTCAACCGCACCTTCGAGCAGCAACTCGGCATCAGCGCCGCCGAAGCCCTCGGCAAGACCTCCACCGAGCTGGATATCTGGGGCATTCCGGATATCGGCCCCGGCCTGTTGCAACTGCTGCAACAACAGAATCTGCACAATCTGGAAATGCCCTTCCGCCGCCGTAACGGTGAGCGCTTCACCGGCCTGATCTCGGCCCAGCAGATCCAGTTCGAGCACACCCCGGCGCTGGTCGTGGCGGTGCGCGACGTCAGCCAGCTGAAGGAGACCCAGCAGCAACTGCAGCGCTCCGAAGAGAAGTTCGCCAAGGCCTTCCACGCCTCGCCGGATGGGCTGCTGATCACCCGCCTGCGCGACGGCCTGCTGATCGAGGCCAACGAGGGCTTCACCCGCATCACCGGCTACAGCCCCGGCGATGCCGCGACGCACACCACCCTGCAGCTCGGCATCTGGGCCGACCCGGCGGATCGCCTGCGCATGATCGAGCTACTGCAACGCGATGGCAGCGCTCGCGACTTCATGGCCCCGATCCTGACCCGCGATGGGCAGCAACGCCTCTGCGAGCTGTCCACGCAAGCCATCGTGATCGGCGACGAACCCTGCATGCTGACCATCGCCCGCGACATCACCGAACGCCAGCTGATGCAGGAAACACTGCAACAGGCCGCCACCGTGTTCGAAAGCACCGCCGAAGGGGTGCTGATCACCGACACCCAGCAGCGCATCACCGCGGTCAACCGCGCCTTCAGCGAGATCACCGGCTACAGCGAAGCCGAAGTGCTCGGCCAGACCCCGCGCCTGCTGGCTTCCGGGCAGCACGACAGCGCCTTCTACGTCGCCATGTGGCACCAGTTGGCCGCCGACGGCCACTGGCAGGGCGAGATCTGGAACCGGCGCAAGAGCGGCGAGCCCTACCCGGAATGGCTGACCATCAGCGCCGTACGCAACAGCAGCGCTGAGATCACCCATTTCGTCGGCGTATTCGCCGACATCTCCACCCTCAAGCACGCCCAGGCACGCCTGGACTACCAGGCCCACCACGACCCGTTGACCGGCCTGCCCAACCGCCTGCTGTTCGAGAACCGCCTGCGCACGGCCCTGCAGGACGCCCAGGCCGACAACCGCCAAGGTGCCGTGCTGTTCCTCGACCTCGACCGCTTCAAGCACATCAACGACAGCCTCGGCCACCCGGTCGGCGATCAGCTGCTGAAAAGCATCGCCCTGCGCCTACGCGACCAGCTGCGCGACATCGACACCGTCGCCCGCCTCGGCGGCGACGAGTTCATCATCCTGCTGCCCGGCCTGCATCAAGCCAGCGATGCCGAGCATGTCGCCGACAAGCTGCTGAACTGCTTCGGCGCCCCGTTCCCCGCCGGCGCTCACGAGTTCTTCATCAGCGCCAGCATCGGTATCAGCCTGTTCCCCCAGGATGGCAAAGACGTCGCCACCCTGGTCAAGAACGCCGACGCCGCCATGTACCGCTCCAAGGCCAAGGGCCGCAACCGCGCCGAGTTCTACACCCGCGACCTGACCTACCAGGCCACCGAGCGCATGGCCCTCGAACACGAACTGCGCCGCGCCCTGGAGCGCAAGGAGTTCAGTCTCTACTACCAGCCGAAACTGTCGCTGACCAACCGCCAACTGATCGGTGCCGAAGCGCTGCTGCGCTGGCATCATCCGCAACTCGGCGAGATCCCGCCCGACCGCTTCATTCCGCTGGCCGAGGACAGCGGCCTGATCCTGCCCCTCGGCGACTGGGCGCTACAGGAAGCCTGCCGGCAGATGAGCCTGTGGCAACAGCAGCACGCGCCCTTCGGCCCGCTCTCGGTCAATCTCGCCGGCAGCCAACTGCGCCAGCCACAACTGGTCCAGCGCATCGCCAAACTGCTGAGCAACTACGCGCTGCCGGCCGCCCTGCTGCAGCTGGAGATCACCGAAAGCTTCATCATGAGCCAGACCGAACAGGCCCTGGCGATCCTCCACGAACTGAAGGCCCTGGGCCTGCAGCTGGCGATCGACGACTTCGGCACCGGCTACTCCTCGCTGAGCTACCTCAAGCGCCTGCCGCTGGACACCCTGAAGATCGACAAATCCTTCGTCAGCGGCCTGCCGGACGACCCGCACGACGCCGCCATCACCCGCGCCATCCTCGCCCTGGCGCGCAGCATGCAGCTGACGGTGATCGCCGAAGGGGTGGAAACCCAGGCCCAGCAAGACTTCCTCGCCCGCGAAGGCTGCGTGCAGATCCAGGGTTTCCTGGTCAGCCAGCCGCTGCCGGCCGAGGCCTTCGCCAGCCATTTCCTCAACCCACGCCATGCGATTGGCGCCGCCGAGAAGGCACCGGTATAA
- the rpoD gene encoding RNA polymerase sigma factor RpoD, with protein sequence MSGKAQQQSRLKELISRGREQGYLTYAEVNDHLPEDISDPEQVEDIIRMINDMGINVFESAPDADALLLAEADTDEAAAEEAAAALAAVETDIGRTTDPVRMYMREMGTVELLTREGEIEIAKRIEEGIREVMSAIAHFPGTVDSILAEYQRVTTEGGRLSEVLSGYIDPDDGIAEPSEAPVPDLKGGAAEAESEDDEESDGSADSEEEEGDGGPDPEEALRRFTTVAEQLDKTNKALKKHGRGSKQGIAELLSLAELFMPIKLVPKQFEALVTRVRDALERLRAQERAIMQLCVRDARMPRADFLRLFPGNEVNESWAADLAKGKAKYADAIGNLLADIQRNQQKLAALQTECSLTIAEIKDVNRRMSIGEAKARRAKKEMVEANLRLVISIAKKYTNRGLQFLDLIQEGNIGLMKAVDKFEYRRGYKFSTYATWWIRQAITRSIADQARTIRIPVHMIETINKLNRISRQMLQEMGREPTPEELGERMDMPEDKIRKVLKIAKEPISMETPIGDDEDSHLGDFIEDSTMQSPIDVATVESLKEATREVLAGLTAREAKVLRMRFGIDMNTDHTLEEVGKQFDVTRERIRQIEAKALRKLRHPTRSEHLRSFLDE encoded by the coding sequence ATGTCCGGAAAAGCGCAACAGCAGTCCCGTTTGAAAGAGTTGATCAGCCGTGGTCGTGAGCAGGGCTACCTGACTTATGCCGAGGTAAACGACCACCTGCCGGAGGATATTTCCGATCCGGAACAGGTGGAAGACATTATCCGCATGATCAACGACATGGGCATCAACGTATTCGAGAGCGCCCCGGATGCCGATGCCCTGTTGTTGGCCGAAGCCGATACCGATGAGGCCGCCGCCGAAGAAGCCGCCGCTGCGCTAGCCGCAGTGGAAACCGATATCGGCCGCACCACCGACCCGGTGCGCATGTACATGCGCGAAATGGGTACCGTCGAGTTGCTGACCCGCGAAGGCGAAATTGAAATCGCCAAACGCATCGAGGAAGGCATCCGCGAAGTGATGAGTGCCATTGCCCACTTCCCCGGCACTGTCGACAGCATCCTCGCCGAGTATCAGCGCGTCACCACCGAAGGTGGCCGTCTGTCCGAAGTGCTCAGCGGCTACATCGACCCGGATGACGGCATCGCCGAGCCGAGCGAAGCACCCGTGCCGGACCTCAAGGGCGGCGCTGCCGAGGCGGAGAGCGAAGACGACGAAGAAAGCGATGGCTCGGCCGATAGCGAAGAGGAAGAAGGCGATGGTGGTCCGGACCCGGAAGAGGCCCTGCGCCGCTTCACCACCGTGGCCGAGCAGCTGGACAAGACCAACAAGGCCCTGAAAAAGCATGGGCGCGGCAGCAAGCAAGGCATCGCCGAGCTGCTGTCACTGGCCGAACTGTTCATGCCGATCAAGCTGGTGCCGAAGCAGTTCGAAGCCCTGGTCACCCGCGTGCGCGACGCCCTGGAGCGCTTGCGCGCCCAAGAGCGTGCCATCATGCAGCTGTGCGTCCGCGATGCACGCATGCCGCGTGCCGACTTCCTGCGCCTGTTCCCCGGCAATGAAGTCAACGAGAGCTGGGCCGCCGACCTGGCCAAGGGCAAGGCCAAATACGCCGACGCGATTGGCAACCTGCTGGCCGACATTCAGCGCAACCAGCAGAAGCTCGCCGCCCTGCAAACGGAATGCAGCCTGACCATCGCCGAAATCAAGGACGTCAATCGGCGCATGTCGATCGGCGAAGCCAAGGCCCGTCGGGCGAAGAAGGAGATGGTCGAGGCCAACCTGCGCCTGGTGATCTCCATCGCCAAGAAGTACACCAACCGCGGCCTGCAGTTCCTCGACCTGATTCAGGAAGGCAACATCGGCCTGATGAAGGCGGTGGACAAGTTCGAATACCGCCGCGGCTACAAGTTCTCGACCTATGCCACTTGGTGGATTCGCCAGGCGATCACCCGCTCGATCGCCGACCAGGCGCGCACCATCCGTATCCCGGTGCACATGATCGAGACGATCAACAAGCTCAACCGCATCTCCCGCCAGATGCTGCAGGAGATGGGCCGCGAGCCGACTCCGGAAGAGCTGGGCGAACGCATGGACATGCCCGAGGACAAGATCCGCAAGGTATTGAAGATCGCCAAAGAGCCGATCTCCATGGAAACCCCGATCGGCGACGACGAAGACTCGCATCTGGGCGACTTCATCGAGGATTCGACCATGCAATCGCCGATCGACGTGGCGACCGTGGAAAGCCTCAAGGAAGCCACCCGCGAAGTGCTAGCCGGCCTCACCGCACGGGAAGCCAAGGTCCTGCGCATGCGCTTCGGCATCGACATGAATACCGACCACACCCTCGAGGAAGTCGGTAAGCAGTTCGATGTCACCCGCGAGCGGATTCGCCAGATCGAGGCCAAGGCGCTACGTAAGCTGCGCCATCCAACGCGCAGCGAGCATCTACGCTCCTTCCTCGACGAGTGA